GTGCCTTCACGGAGATGTGGCTCAAACTCCTCTCTCTCCTCGATGCTGCACCTGTATCTATCGAGGTCGTCTAAGCTGGCGAAACGTTGCACGACCTGCTTCTCTAAAACACCGTAGGGCATGGGATGGCGGACGACAACGGGTCGGTGGCCCTTTTCCCTAAGAAGCTTAACCAGCATCCGTGAGACGGTGCTTTTCCCCGCCCCGGTCTTCACAGCCGTAACCGCTACCACCTTTTTCCCTGACTTGAGCATGGTTGAGCGGGGGCCCAGAAGCATGAAGTCACAGCCCAGCGCAAGAACCTTGGAGGCCTTGTTCATCAACTCTACATGTGTCAGGTCGCTGTATGAGAAGACGACAAGCCTGACCCCTTCTCTCTCAACTATTTCGGGCAGCTTCTCCTCATCATGTATGGGAATGCCCATGGGGTAGAGTGGGCCGGCGAGCTTGGGAGGATAAACACGTCCAGCGATGCCAGGTATCTGCGCGGCCGTAAACGCCACAACCTCATACCGCTCGTTGTTTCTGAAGAAAACGTTGAAGTTATGGAAATCGTGGGGCCTCTAGAAAAAGGCCCTGTCACGTCCAGCGGCTCCCATGATTACAGTCTTTACGCGGCCATCCATGGTTATCCAACCCCTCATGGGGGTAAAAAGGGTTGCGTAAACACTTAATACAAAACTGTTTCACCAAGTTTTTTGATAACAGGATTGAGCACGGTGGAAATCCATAGAGAGACGGCGGTCTCAACGCTTGTTCAGCTCCTCGAGGTTTACACGCCGCCGGGAGAGGAGCGGAGGCTTGAGCGAACATGGTTTAGAATCTGCGGCGACCTCGGTTACAGAGATTTTTGGCGGGACGAGGTTGGCAACTATTTCGCAGCCGCTGGAGGCGGAGAAAGAACAGTTATGCTGGTGAGCCACGTTGACACCGTTCCAGGGGAGCTTCGTGTCCGTGTTTCCGAGGGCAAGGTCTACGGCAGAGGCGCGGTTGACGCCAAGGGACCTCTATCAGCCATGCTTCTCGCAGGCAGCGCAGCCGCATCCCATCTGAAAAACATACGACTCATCGTTGCTGGTCTCGTCGACGAGGAAGGGAATGGATACGGGGCTAAGAAGCTTGTCGAAGAAGGTCTCGAAGCAGATGCGATAATAATAGGAGAGCCAACCGGGACAACCGGAATAGCCCTCTCATACAGAGGAAGTCTGAGCATCAAGATAAGGGCCCAAGCACGTGGAGGCCATGCATCAGCACCCTACATCGCGGAATCGGCTCTGGAGAAAATTCTCCGTTTATGGAAACTTGTCGAAGAGCACTACGGCGGCAAGAGGTATGAGGAGGTGACTTCCGCTTTAACAACGCTTCATGCAGGAGACTGGGTGAGCAGGATACCTGACAGAGCCGAGGGAAGCATAAACATCAGGTTCCCCCATCCATACAGCTCTAAGGAGATATTGTCCCGGCTTGAGGAGTTCGCTAAAATTGCTGACTGCCAGATGGAGGTCATCGACATAACCGAGCCGGTCGTCACCCACGTGAACAACTATGCTGCCAGAGGTCTTCAGAGAGCGATGCTAAGGCTGGGGCTGAAGCCACGCATAGTGAAAAAGACAGGTACAAGCGACATGAACACCCTAGTAGCCGTGACGCCGAACATAGTGGCATGCGGACCCGGCGACTCAACCCTCGCCCACACATCAGCAGAAGCAGTAGAGATAAAAGACATAATCACCGCAGCCCAAATCTACGTCGAATTCGTTAAGGAAATGGATTCAGCTCAGTAATCTCTGTAAACAGTCTTCGAGAAAACGCCGCTCCATTTCAACACGGTTTCTCTCTTCCTCAACTATTTTGAGAAGCCGGTCCACGTTCTCAGAGACCATGGAGGGGTTGGCCGAGCCCTTGGCCGTGTAGCGTTCAACTGTGGCAACCGGGTCCATAATGTTAAGCACTTCCCCGACTGTGTAGATTGGTTTTAGCCCG
The sequence above is drawn from the Candidatus Caldarchaeum subterraneum genome and encodes:
- a CDS encoding acetyl-lysine deacetylase — protein: MEIHRETAVSTLVQLLEVYTPPGEERRLERTWFRICGDLGYRDFWRDEVGNYFAAAGGGERTVMLVSHVDTVPGELRVRVSEGKVYGRGAVDAKGPLSAMLLAGSAAASHLKNIRLIVAGLVDEEGNGYGAKKLVEEGLEADAIIIGEPTGTTGIALSYRGSLSIKIRAQARGGHASAPYIAESALEKILRLWKLVEEHYGGKRYEEVTSALTTLHAGDWVSRIPDRAEGSINIRFPHPYSSKEILSRLEEFAKIADCQMEVIDITEPVVTHVNNYAARGLQRAMLRLGLKPRIVKKTGTSDMNTLVAVTPNIVACGPGDSTLAHTSAEAVEIKDIITAAQIYVEFVKEMDSAQ